The Pseudodesulfovibrio sp. zrk46 genome contains a region encoding:
- a CDS encoding glycosyltransferase family 2 protein: MNELNFTQVLPACAGIQPEFKNRFSGWPLGMGQPDNLAAMLKGLNLLGKEHPGCRAAAVGMSLWGFQSHPLNPNMPHWAANSYGNGLTTSPKLKALILRLTAALATVELDPEHMDTWYALARQDDRSLILRFLTVMLSQPTNGIAWLAHCWQDLIHLGKPEIPKAALDMVSWDETTLEIKERMHAEWAFHCLPAEEALPVVQSLNEECWGLWRAYAGAELLQRMGKKGAAKGVLATLWKAIPWHINLTLKLYDLFHPVQLADDTDTQGVAILAYSWNKADLLADTLASLADSDIGNAKVFTLNNGSTDHTADVLRAAQDRFGADRFHIETLPINVGAPAARNWLLALPEVRASRWAAFLDDDIVLPPHWLKHLLGAAKGQENLGVVGCRITAATSPFGLQSADYNLFPAPPAQPEPGKLPNRVLVFDNCAGSTDTGLFTYTRPCLSVSGCCHMINMQAVEKAGVFDLRYTPSQFDDLDRDLRSALAGMPALYTGSLAIRHVQHSSLAKSQTSKQIGHVMGNKFKLDTKYTDDELATLASSTIVRLWADFQMKHDFLVDHLGHRA, encoded by the coding sequence ATGAATGAACTGAACTTCACCCAAGTCCTTCCTGCCTGTGCTGGCATTCAGCCCGAATTCAAGAACCGTTTTTCCGGCTGGCCGCTGGGTATGGGGCAACCCGACAATCTCGCCGCCATGCTCAAGGGACTCAACCTGCTCGGAAAAGAACATCCCGGTTGTCGCGCTGCGGCAGTAGGAATGTCACTTTGGGGATTTCAGTCGCATCCATTGAACCCAAACATGCCTCACTGGGCGGCCAATTCATATGGTAATGGTCTCACCACATCGCCAAAGCTGAAGGCGCTCATATTACGCCTGACAGCCGCACTGGCAACTGTTGAGCTTGATCCAGAGCATATGGACACATGGTACGCACTAGCCCGCCAGGATGATCGTTCTCTCATTCTGCGGTTTCTTACTGTCATGCTTAGCCAGCCGACAAATGGCATCGCTTGGCTCGCTCACTGCTGGCAGGATCTAATCCATCTGGGCAAACCAGAGATTCCCAAGGCCGCTTTGGACATGGTCTCATGGGATGAAACAACGCTCGAAATCAAGGAACGGATGCACGCGGAATGGGCCTTTCATTGTCTGCCTGCGGAAGAGGCTTTACCCGTTGTTCAATCCCTCAACGAGGAATGCTGGGGGCTATGGCGTGCCTACGCCGGGGCAGAACTCCTGCAACGAATGGGCAAGAAAGGTGCAGCCAAGGGCGTGCTTGCCACTCTTTGGAAAGCGATTCCGTGGCATATCAATCTCACGCTCAAGCTCTACGATCTGTTCCACCCTGTTCAACTGGCTGATGACACGGACACACAAGGCGTAGCGATCCTTGCCTACTCATGGAACAAGGCTGACCTGCTTGCTGACACCCTCGCCAGTCTGGCGGACAGCGACATTGGCAACGCCAAGGTTTTTACTCTGAATAATGGGTCCACGGATCACACCGCTGATGTTCTTCGCGCGGCACAAGACCGTTTTGGTGCAGATCGATTCCACATCGAGACATTGCCCATCAACGTGGGTGCACCCGCTGCGCGCAACTGGCTTCTCGCATTACCAGAGGTACGGGCCTCGCGTTGGGCCGCATTTCTGGATGACGACATTGTGCTTCCGCCGCACTGGCTCAAGCATCTTTTGGGAGCAGCCAAGGGCCAAGAGAATCTTGGTGTGGTGGGATGCCGCATAACTGCTGCCACGTCGCCTTTCGGCCTTCAATCTGCCGACTATAATCTTTTCCCTGCCCCGCCTGCGCAGCCAGAGCCGGGCAAGCTGCCCAACAGGGTTCTCGTGTTCGACAACTGTGCGGGCTCTACTGACACCGGACTGTTTACCTACACCCGCCCATGTCTGTCGGTTTCCGGTTGTTGCCACATGATCAACATGCAGGCCGTGGAAAAGGCTGGCGTCTTCGATCTGCGCTACACGCCTTCTCAATTTGATGATCTGGACCGTGATTTGCGCAGCGCCCTTGCCGGGATGCCCGCTCTATACACAGGCTCCCTCGCCATTCGGCATGTGCAGCACTCCAGTCTTGCCAAGTCCCAGACATCCAAGCAGATCGGCCATGTCATGGGCAACAAATTCAAGCTCGACACTAAGTACACGGACGACGAACTCGCCACCCTCGCCAGCTCGACAATTGTACGACTTTGGGCCGATTTTCAGATGAAGCACGATTTCCTTGTTGACCACCTCGGTCACCGTGCTTAA
- a CDS encoding glycosyltransferase, whose protein sequence is MNPSFDLVTLPEDLQRRLLLGFSGRPHLHASAALALTYSSSPGDVFSHIAQDALLTAWGENPLDGNCAAALAGSMEKLPPVSPELLPIIKSLLMHWRPEVTPEAQAAMEQGPKEQLAYLMERMRGEQGNAFWLHQIYEHCRINGSWRPLMRVVEGMPSSEQEAPLYRYVIANCLFGQGEFERAADLYASCSLALPTVLMREAAGRARIHDSESAAKLLRSCAEARPWNVNLWLRLFDLVNERDIRLEQPQGRTMVLGYSWNKADDLAETLDSLVRSDLGDVHVRILDNGSQDRTPEVIRQFIDKFGSDRAAAVTMPVNVGAPAARNWLKALPETQAADYVAYIDDDISLPEDWLSRLGAATEFYPDAGVWGCKVVNYDGPARMQCGEHNMTPDGEERQQVLMSTIMLQDGDFGQSDYIRPCTSVTGCVHLFRTDRLMENGDFDLRFSPTQYDDLERDLRMVLGGGHAVYTGHLAIRHKRKSGAASDAGKPESVGAAANMHKLMTKYTAQEFEAMASVMDKVLLADYLSKRDALK, encoded by the coding sequence ATGAACCCTTCCTTTGATCTCGTTACGTTGCCCGAAGACCTCCAACGCAGGTTGCTGCTTGGCTTTTCCGGTAGACCGCATCTGCATGCCTCTGCCGCGTTGGCCCTTACATATAGTAGTAGCCCGGGCGATGTCTTCTCGCACATCGCGCAGGATGCACTCCTGACCGCATGGGGTGAAAACCCATTGGACGGCAATTGCGCCGCAGCTCTGGCTGGAAGCATGGAAAAACTGCCTCCTGTCTCGCCGGAACTCTTACCCATCATCAAATCTCTACTCATGCATTGGCGACCGGAAGTGACGCCCGAGGCGCAGGCTGCCATGGAGCAGGGGCCCAAAGAGCAATTGGCGTATCTCATGGAGCGGATGCGAGGCGAGCAGGGGAATGCTTTCTGGCTTCACCAAATCTATGAGCATTGTCGTATCAACGGCAGCTGGCGTCCCTTGATGCGAGTGGTGGAAGGCATGCCATCGAGCGAGCAGGAAGCTCCGCTTTATCGTTATGTTATTGCCAATTGCCTGTTTGGTCAGGGCGAATTTGAAAGGGCGGCCGATCTATACGCTTCTTGTTCGTTGGCTTTACCAACGGTTCTCATGCGCGAAGCCGCTGGCCGGGCAAGAATCCATGACAGTGAAAGTGCCGCGAAGTTGTTGCGTAGTTGCGCTGAGGCTCGTCCGTGGAATGTGAATCTCTGGCTTCGACTGTTCGATCTCGTCAACGAGCGCGATATCAGGCTTGAACAGCCGCAAGGCCGAACCATGGTGCTTGGGTATAGTTGGAACAAGGCGGACGACCTGGCCGAGACGTTGGATTCCTTGGTACGTTCTGATCTTGGCGATGTCCATGTCCGCATTCTGGACAACGGCAGTCAGGACCGGACGCCTGAGGTCATTAGGCAGTTCATTGACAAGTTCGGCTCCGACAGGGCAGCGGCCGTGACCATGCCGGTCAATGTCGGTGCTCCTGCTGCACGCAATTGGCTCAAGGCTTTGCCGGAAACGCAGGCTGCCGATTACGTGGCATACATTGATGACGATATTTCCCTGCCTGAGGATTGGTTGTCCCGGCTTGGCGCGGCAACCGAGTTTTATCCCGATGCCGGGGTGTGGGGTTGCAAGGTCGTGAACTACGATGGTCCAGCACGGATGCAATGTGGCGAACACAACATGACGCCTGATGGCGAGGAGCGGCAGCAGGTGCTCATGTCTACCATCATGCTGCAAGATGGCGATTTTGGGCAGTCAGATTACATCCGCCCCTGTACTTCGGTGACAGGGTGTGTTCATCTGTTCCGAACTGACCGCCTTATGGAAAATGGCGATTTTGATTTACGCTTTTCGCCCACACAGTATGACGATCTGGAGCGTGATCTTCGGATGGTGCTTGGTGGGGGACATGCCGTCTACACCGGCCACCTTGCCATTCGGCACAAGCGCAAGTCTGGCGCGGCAAGTGATGCCGGAAAGCCGGAATCCGTCGGGGCAGCAGCTAATATGCACAAGCTCATGACCAAGTACACGGCACAGGAATTCGAGGCCATGGCCTCAGTTATGGATAAGGTGTTGTTGGCCGATTATTTGAGCAAGCGTGATGCGCTCAAATAG
- a CDS encoding methyl-accepting chemotaxis protein, which yields MLRNVSIGNRIIFLITSIVIFTLITGAALLWNTLTVKDIGIQKVNELMLEGQKAKLKVASDSIATSLSKIIADAQTETERIEIIRKALNDIRFEEDDSGYYFVFEGTKTIAHAAKPSLHGKDLGSLKDKNGVFMIRELSDIAHKGGGFVQYIWAKPEAGDQPKLSYATLIPGTNYTLGTGVYIDNIAHEEALISTAIDATVRHNTLVILGGLTAALLGLILPLSLYIVRSITRPISEATNAAKEIADGNYDVELDARGKDEAAMLEKALNTMATTLRDNIKEISAKTKEAEEKAQAAEKAMAEADEARAEADQARKTGTRQAAERIQTVVDKVQSASEMISSQARIIDEGTTIQRDRVQGTATAMEEMNATVLEVARNASEASAMGNEAKDKAIAGAEIVSRSVGAMNTTYKAAEGLQDGMNRLGEQTEAIGKVMNVITDIADQTNLLALNAAIEAARAGEAGRGFAVVADEVRKLAEKTMQATKEVGDSIAAVQQVAHQNITGMGKALSDLTSAADLSNQSGEVLKEIVQGVEESAIQIHSIATAAEEQSAASEEINMAIDEINSISAETSQGVTEAVNALRELASQTEELQAVIDNLIRDAQ from the coding sequence ATGTTGCGAAATGTTTCAATAGGCAACCGGATCATTTTTCTCATCACATCTATTGTCATTTTTACACTTATTACCGGAGCCGCTCTTCTCTGGAACACATTGACCGTCAAGGACATCGGTATCCAAAAGGTCAATGAGCTGATGTTGGAAGGTCAGAAAGCCAAGCTCAAAGTGGCGTCCGACAGCATTGCCACTTCTCTGTCAAAAATCATCGCCGACGCACAGACTGAAACAGAACGTATTGAAATCATCCGTAAGGCGCTGAACGACATTCGTTTCGAGGAAGACGATTCCGGCTACTATTTCGTCTTTGAAGGGACGAAAACCATTGCCCACGCAGCAAAACCCTCACTACACGGCAAGGATCTCGGCAGCCTCAAAGACAAAAACGGTGTCTTCATGATTCGAGAGCTCTCGGATATTGCCCACAAAGGCGGCGGATTCGTCCAATACATTTGGGCCAAGCCTGAAGCAGGCGACCAGCCGAAGCTCAGCTATGCAACTCTCATCCCCGGGACCAATTACACTCTGGGCACAGGCGTATACATCGACAACATCGCGCACGAAGAAGCGCTTATATCCACAGCAATTGACGCCACCGTTCGACACAACACCCTTGTTATCCTTGGAGGGCTCACAGCCGCACTGTTAGGACTTATCCTGCCGTTAAGCCTCTACATCGTTCGCAGCATTACGCGCCCCATCTCCGAAGCAACCAACGCTGCGAAAGAAATCGCGGACGGCAATTATGACGTTGAACTGGACGCCCGCGGCAAAGACGAAGCTGCAATGCTCGAAAAAGCACTCAACACCATGGCCACCACCCTCCGCGACAATATCAAAGAGATCTCCGCCAAAACCAAGGAAGCGGAAGAGAAGGCGCAGGCCGCAGAAAAAGCCATGGCAGAGGCAGATGAAGCCAGAGCCGAAGCAGATCAGGCTCGCAAGACAGGAACTCGACAGGCTGCAGAACGGATCCAAACCGTTGTAGACAAAGTTCAGTCCGCGTCAGAGATGATATCCAGTCAGGCTCGAATCATCGACGAAGGCACGACTATCCAGCGCGACCGCGTTCAGGGTACCGCCACGGCAATGGAAGAAATGAACGCCACGGTTCTGGAGGTCGCACGCAATGCCTCCGAGGCTTCAGCCATGGGAAATGAGGCAAAAGACAAGGCAATCGCAGGTGCTGAGATTGTCAGCCGTTCCGTTGGAGCCATGAATACCACATACAAGGCTGCAGAAGGTCTTCAAGATGGCATGAACCGTCTTGGCGAACAGACAGAAGCCATCGGCAAGGTCATGAATGTGATCACGGATATCGCAGACCAAACCAACCTCCTCGCCTTGAACGCTGCCATCGAAGCCGCTCGTGCCGGCGAGGCTGGTCGAGGCTTTGCAGTGGTCGCCGACGAAGTCCGCAAACTGGCGGAAAAGACCATGCAAGCCACCAAGGAAGTTGGTGATTCCATCGCTGCGGTACAGCAAGTAGCTCATCAGAACATCACCGGCATGGGGAAAGCGTTGTCCGACTTGACCTCTGCCGCAGACCTCTCCAATCAATCCGGAGAAGTCTTGAAGGAAATTGTTCAGGGAGTCGAAGAATCAGCTATCCAGATTCATAGCATTGCCACGGCTGCCGAAGAGCAGTCTGCTGCTTCCGAAGAAATCAATATGGCGATTGATGAGATCAACTCCATCTCAGCAGAAACGTCCCAGGGAGTAACCGAAGCTGTAAACGCCCTCCGAGAATTGGCTTCACAAACAGAAGAACTCCAGGCTGTCATCGACAACCTGATCCGGGACGCGCAATAA
- a CDS encoding glycosyltransferase: MSMSNASRLTQQIITLVRNSGYLAPDHAMAVAGNILEAQPLPDAFAHLAPALIRHAAIFDPFDREKIRLAEDVNSRIAHQPFTEWLQVAKRLVEQEPVPELIPFPNNETAQASEYVEYMRQQSANDNRLPVLLHLWQTGARDELLEGIRIMAASPAGLLAGPTMAWGAYSAGENELAQMLLDESVTNFLSHNLRARFAMDAGDTDAAREHLHASLEAEPFQPAIIEQLAALHEADNTTPPGQDTHICLYTWNKPELLTNTLASLAATNIGDAHITVLNNGTTVCTADELEDLVRKRVPDLPIHWIHLPINIGAPAARNWLLALPEVRAARYVAFLDDDVLLPTDWLTRYINTLSAHPEAAAVGPKCVNQGVRTIQYAFRGFDEIGESKIRFTANAPTLMDMGQFNGRRPCLTVMGCCHLFHMERMSSLNVPAFDIRFSPSQVDDIEHDLQVWKAGGQVVYDGGVEVIHLQDTGKAKSRAALGQAYANHYKMEAKFDLAELEQMAQAVKKADHTHFVSSFKSIRSSIYGAARVFWDTMGIHSQQLQKPF; this comes from the coding sequence ATGTCTATGTCCAACGCCTCCAGATTGACGCAGCAAATCATCACCCTTGTCCGGAATTCAGGCTACCTCGCTCCTGACCACGCAATGGCAGTGGCTGGAAACATCCTTGAAGCACAGCCCCTGCCGGACGCTTTCGCCCACCTCGCTCCCGCGCTCATTCGCCACGCCGCCATTTTTGATCCCTTTGACCGGGAAAAGATCAGGCTGGCAGAAGATGTAAACAGCCGAATCGCGCACCAGCCGTTTACAGAATGGCTACAAGTAGCGAAACGCCTGGTGGAACAGGAGCCGGTACCGGAACTCATTCCATTTCCCAATAACGAGACCGCTCAGGCATCGGAATATGTCGAGTACATGCGGCAGCAGTCAGCCAACGACAACCGTCTGCCAGTGTTACTGCACTTGTGGCAAACCGGCGCACGAGACGAATTGCTGGAAGGCATTCGGATCATGGCAGCCTCGCCCGCTGGCTTGTTGGCCGGGCCAACCATGGCATGGGGAGCATATTCGGCAGGAGAAAATGAACTTGCCCAAATGCTGTTGGACGAGAGCGTTACCAATTTCCTTTCGCACAATCTTCGCGCTCGCTTCGCGATGGATGCAGGAGATACCGATGCGGCAAGGGAGCACTTACATGCCTCTCTTGAAGCTGAACCGTTCCAGCCAGCAATCATCGAGCAACTGGCAGCGCTGCATGAAGCCGATAACACGACACCACCGGGCCAAGACACCCACATATGCCTGTACACATGGAACAAGCCGGAATTACTGACCAACACGCTGGCCAGCTTGGCAGCGACCAATATCGGCGACGCCCACATTACCGTTCTCAACAACGGCACGACTGTCTGCACTGCTGACGAGTTGGAAGACTTGGTGCGCAAGCGAGTTCCTGACCTTCCCATTCACTGGATACACCTGCCCATCAATATCGGCGCACCCGCCGCCCGCAATTGGCTGCTCGCCCTGCCTGAGGTCCGCGCTGCACGATACGTAGCCTTTCTGGATGATGATGTACTGCTACCCACCGATTGGCTCACTCGCTACATCAACACACTTTCGGCCCATCCCGAAGCTGCAGCCGTTGGCCCCAAATGCGTCAATCAGGGAGTTCGTACTATCCAGTATGCTTTCCGCGGGTTCGATGAGATCGGTGAAAGCAAGATTCGTTTCACTGCCAACGCCCCAACTCTCATGGATATGGGCCAATTCAATGGACGCCGCCCTTGTCTGACTGTGATGGGCTGTTGTCACCTCTTTCATATGGAAAGGATGAGCTCACTGAATGTCCCTGCCTTTGACATTCGTTTCTCCCCGTCACAGGTGGACGACATCGAGCACGACCTTCAGGTCTGGAAGGCTGGCGGACAAGTCGTCTATGACGGGGGCGTTGAGGTCATTCATCTACAAGATACCGGCAAGGCCAAGAGTCGGGCCGCGCTTGGGCAGGCCTACGCCAACCATTACAAGATGGAAGCCAAATTCGATCTGGCTGAGCTTGAACAGATGGCCCAAGCCGTAAAAAAGGCGGACCACACTCATTTTGTTTCCTCATTTAAATCAATTCGCTCTTCCATATACGGAGCCGCGCGCGTTTTCTGGGACACAATGGGCATCCACTCCCAACAACTACAGAAGCCCTTTTAA
- a CDS encoding sigma 54-interacting transcriptional regulator: MANNTQDTSDLTYLVTLKTIQETLKRDTPLEESLNALLKILAQDMEYVRAFMVIMDPKTENLKLSLTYSPTQIEDVTYSPGRGVIGRVFDSGESITIPRLSDDQEFLNKAFGRSEEELRKLGFICVPVINRRAEDQEVIGALSVDVPLIPADDLAAHCQFLEVVAGIIAGHVAQLQEEMAAQDHLFTQGMLAGGADATPPKDFVAASKAMRLVLRQSRQVAPSRATALLRGESGTGKELLAEAIHNSSPRADKPLIKLNCAALPSELIESELFGHQKGAFTGAFQNKRGLFEVADQGTLFLDEIGELSMDAQAKVLRAIQEKEIQRVGSEQSITVDVRLICATHQPLEELLEKGKFREDLYYRINVFPIFIPPLKERREDILPLAEHFLTEFSEEYGKEVKRISTPAIELLVMYHWPGNVRELKNCMERAVLLCEEQVIRTYHLPPTLQSAESSATGTNLSFGEAVAKFEQELLVDSLKKTGGNMLQSARDLRVSYRIVNYKVKKYNIDVKKFSQAKKKSKKKEM; encoded by the coding sequence ATGGCAAACAATACACAGGACACCTCCGATCTCACCTATCTGGTCACACTCAAGACCATTCAAGAGACGCTGAAGCGGGATACACCGCTTGAGGAGTCGCTGAACGCACTATTGAAGATCCTGGCTCAGGATATGGAATACGTGCGGGCGTTCATGGTCATCATGGATCCCAAGACCGAGAACCTCAAACTCTCGCTCACGTACTCTCCGACCCAGATTGAGGATGTGACGTACTCGCCCGGACGCGGTGTCATCGGACGCGTGTTCGACTCCGGCGAATCCATCACCATTCCCCGACTGTCTGACGACCAGGAATTCCTCAACAAGGCCTTTGGCCGCAGCGAGGAAGAGCTGCGCAAACTCGGCTTCATCTGCGTACCGGTCATCAACCGTCGTGCAGAAGATCAGGAAGTCATCGGTGCACTCTCCGTAGACGTCCCCCTGATTCCGGCGGACGATCTGGCAGCACACTGCCAGTTCCTCGAAGTCGTGGCAGGCATTATCGCCGGTCACGTTGCCCAGTTGCAGGAAGAAATGGCCGCTCAGGACCATCTCTTTACTCAGGGCATGCTGGCAGGTGGCGCCGACGCTACACCGCCCAAGGACTTCGTGGCTGCATCCAAGGCCATGCGCCTTGTCCTGCGCCAGTCCCGCCAGGTCGCCCCCAGCCGTGCCACCGCACTTCTGCGTGGTGAATCTGGTACTGGTAAGGAACTCCTGGCCGAGGCCATCCACAACTCCAGCCCGCGTGCCGACAAGCCGCTCATCAAGCTCAACTGCGCGGCTCTGCCGTCCGAGTTGATTGAGTCCGAGCTTTTCGGTCACCAGAAGGGAGCCTTTACCGGCGCCTTCCAGAACAAGCGCGGTCTCTTTGAGGTTGCTGATCAGGGAACCCTCTTCCTTGATGAAATCGGCGAACTCTCCATGGATGCACAGGCCAAGGTACTGCGCGCCATTCAGGAAAAGGAAATCCAGCGTGTGGGCTCCGAGCAGTCCATCACCGTTGATGTCCGCCTCATCTGCGCCACCCACCAGCCTCTCGAGGAGTTGCTGGAAAAAGGCAAGTTCCGCGAGGACCTGTACTACCGCATTAACGTCTTCCCCATCTTCATTCCGCCCCTCAAGGAACGTCGCGAGGACATCCTGCCCTTGGCAGAACATTTCCTCACCGAGTTCTCCGAGGAGTATGGCAAGGAAGTGAAGCGCATCTCCACGCCCGCCATCGAGCTGCTGGTCATGTACCACTGGCCCGGCAACGTGCGTGAACTCAAGAACTGCATGGAACGTGCGGTCCTCCTCTGCGAAGAGCAGGTCATCCGCACCTACCATCTGCCGCCCACCCTGCAGTCTGCCGAATCCTCGGCCACCGGCACCAACCTTTCCTTTGGTGAAGCCGTGGCCAAGTTCGAACAGGAGCTGCTGGTGGATTCGCTCAAAAAGACTGGCGGCAACATGCTCCAGTCCGCGCGCGATCTCCGCGTCTCGTACCGAATCGTCAACTACAAGGTGAAGAAGTACAATATCGACGTAAAGAAGTTCTCCCAAGCCAAGAAGAAGTCGAAGAAGAAAGAAATGTAA
- a CDS encoding indolepyruvate oxidoreductase subunit beta, with amino-acid sequence MSDTKKIRIFMTGVGGQGTLTATTLLAKTVLSQGLPVTSGEIHGMAQRGGVVESTVLIGCKSPKIGHGEADILLGFEPMETMRALPYLKQGGLVVSSIEFMPPLSVAMGKQECPSIEDIKKAVSACTDKAYYMASQTIGLEAGAVQAGNIAMLAALCAAGELPFGPEALEATIKANLPEKIQAVNLKALELGVKALDA; translated from the coding sequence ATGAGCGATACCAAGAAAATCCGCATCTTCATGACCGGCGTAGGCGGCCAGGGAACCCTGACCGCCACCACCCTGCTCGCAAAGACCGTGCTGAGCCAGGGACTGCCCGTCACTTCCGGCGAAATCCACGGCATGGCCCAGCGCGGCGGTGTCGTCGAATCCACCGTTCTCATCGGCTGCAAGTCGCCCAAAATCGGGCACGGCGAAGCCGACATCCTGCTCGGATTCGAGCCCATGGAAACCATGCGCGCACTGCCCTACCTCAAGCAGGGCGGCCTCGTGGTCTCCTCCATCGAATTCATGCCCCCGCTCTCCGTAGCCATGGGCAAACAGGAATGCCCGTCCATCGAGGACATCAAGAAGGCTGTCTCTGCCTGCACCGACAAGGCCTACTACATGGCCTCCCAGACCATCGGTTTGGAAGCTGGTGCTGTTCAGGCTGGCAACATCGCCATGCTGGCTGCTCTTTGCGCCGCTGGCGAACTGCCCTTCGGCCCCGAAGCCCTCGAAGCGACCATCAAGGCGAATCTCCCCGAGAAGATTCAGGCCGTTAACCTCAAAGCCCTGGAGCTTGGCGTCAAGGCACTCGACGCCTAA